GGCGGTTAAAGAGCTCGCCGAAGAGCGCGGACTTAAGATTGCGGTGCTGAATTGCCACACAATAAAACCGCTCGACCGCGATGCGATTGTCGGCATTGCAAAGCGAGCCGGAGCCGTTGTCACCGCCGAGGAACACCAAATCGCTGGCGGCATGGGCTCGGCAATCGCAGAACTACTTGTCCAAGAACATCCAGTACCGATTGAATTCGTCGGCGTCCACGATCGCTTCGGCCAGTCAGGAACCGTCGAGGAACTTTTCAAGGAATACGGCCTCGATGCGTCGCACATCAAGGAGGCGATCGTGCGGGTGCATGGACGAAAACAAGCCCTTAACTAATTACTAATCAATATCTAAACGATCTGAATTATGGGGCTAGAATTATGAATCATGGGGGTTTTGAATGGTGAAAATTCAAACAAGTATACGCGACCATAATTCATGATTCCTACTTCTTAATTCACCGTGACCAATCGTGCAAAAAATCATCGTTGCCTCAAAAAATCCGGTGAAGATACATGCGGCGGAGGATGGATTTCGGCTCATGTTTCCCGAGGGAGCATTTGAGATCGAGGGCGTCACGGTACCTTCCGGCGTCCCTGACCAACCGATGTCGGACGCGGAAACTTTTGCGGGCGCATGGAACCGCGCCACGGGTGCGAGCGGGGTGGCGGCAGACGCGCATTTTTATGTCGGCATCGAGGGCGGGATTGAGGAGCGAGACGGCGAACTTGCTGCTCTCGCGTGGGTGGTTGTGCGCTCAAGCGACGGCAGGTTCGGGAAGGGAAGGAGTGGGACATTCTTTCTACCGGAGCGTCTTGCGGTGCTTGTACGCGCTGGCCGCGAGCTCGGCGATGCGAGCGACGAAGTCTTTAACGAGAAGAATTCTAAACAAGGCCTCGGCACCGTGGGGTTCCTCTCTGGCGGTGTTATGGATCGGACACAATATTATGTGAGTGCTGTCACCCTCGCGCTATTTCCGTTCCGGAACGCGCATTTGTATTCAAACCGCATAGCTACCGCATTTCTGCGGTCGCAAAAATGACGTGGAAGGGTTTGCAGTAGATGATGACGGAGTCGTATCGGCTTATATCCGTGCCCGCAGGGACGGGATAGTTTTGGTTCCCGCGGTTGCCTTTGAGTGCAGCGAGCTCGATGCTCTGCGCTGGGTCGCTGCCGCGCGCAAGAAGCACGCGTAAATCCGGCCCGTTCGTGACAGAGAAGTTTTCAAGGCGAAGAACTGACGAACCGTCGGCAAGCCGGTAGAGCGTTGCGCCTCCTGACGCCTGGTGGAAGCTGTCACGGCCGGTGAAGGTTCCGGAGCCGAGGGCGGTAGGCCCTGCAGGTTCTTGAGGTACCTCTGTAGAGTTACCGCTCATACCACTCTCGTCGCCCATCATTCCCTCATTGTTCAT
This region of bacterium genomic DNA includes:
- the yjjX gene encoding inosine/xanthosine triphosphatase, whose translation is MQKIIVASKNPVKIHAAEDGFRLMFPEGAFEIEGVTVPSGVPDQPMSDAETFAGAWNRATGASGVAADAHFYVGIEGGIEERDGELAALAWVVVRSSDGRFGKGRSGTFFLPERLAVLVRAGRELGDASDEVFNEKNSKQGLGTVGFLSGGVMDRTQYYVSAVTLALFPFRNAHLYSNRIATAFLRSQK
- a CDS encoding DM13 domain-containing protein, which produces MKKYIYAMTVIALGVAAWYLGSPLFLNREINEAFPTADMLAHDPSLMEGMPPEQLEMMREDIMDAAATMPDSMMSEPMPMMNNEGMMGDESGMSGNSTEVPQEPAGPTALGSGTFTGRDSFHQASGGATLYRLADGSSVLRLENFSVTNGPDLRVLLARGSDPAQSIELAALKGNRGNQNYPVPAGTDISRYDSVIIYCKPFHVIFATAEMR